AAAGTAGCCAACTGTAGAGCACACACAAGGATTTTTTTGAGTGAGTGACTCTCCATTGAATCCAGATGATAGCCGTAGGAAACCAAAAAGTAGCGGTGTAAGACTGAAAGAACTGCCTCCCACAGGTGAAAGTATTAAAAACCTTGGTTACTACCGAAGCATTCACAACACTGTGCCACAGTTCGAAGAGCTTCAAAAGCAGTGGAGTTCACATAATATTGGAATTGATAGCAGTGGGAGTTTTGGGGGaaattttaagtgtatatcaaaaggagaGGCTATTGGTAAATGAGGGTGGTGTATTTTGTTGCAATAGACAATAAACTCAAAtccaagatagaaactgaagctgcatgtgaaattgTTTGGGAAAGACTCACAAGGAGAGATCCCAGCAGTGGAACTGACTATTTTAAACCATCTATAAGTGATATAGGATAAGATCTCCAGTATTATACCCTACAGCCATTAACCCTTGTGGGCCCCCAATTGTaagtaactatttatttattttggaattttgtgaCATGCCCAATATCATTAAAAAATAGTTGGGAGTTCAAATCTTGTCAGGCACTTTAAAGcttttaaacttttaaaatttttattgaaatgagTTTGATGATTGTTTTTATCAATAAACTggtttaagtgttttttttttttttttttttttcatttctattccTTTGCCCGcatcattttaatcatcataaCTTCTTCATTTGCTGTGTTTTTTCTTCCCAGCACCATTTCCCCACTTGAAACCTTTCTTAATAAATCTTAAGTTTATATATTAATttcaatttcatttctttcatttttaatcatatttttctatccatgttattgcattcattatttccattccttttatatattttgtgtttgttttttaactGCTGGATCGgcattttgaaatatttaaatattatgatagataaatataattagaataacattcacaaaaattccaagtAGGATAAGAATGGTATAAAGGAAAAATgagaacaaataacaaaaatttatatgatgattaaaattatgtgataaagaaataaaaagtcacatttaaaccaattaactgaataaaagtagAATTAAAGTAAGatcaataaacatttaaaaattaaaaaagaattgaaGCACCCAATTTTGTGCTTCAAACCCATGTTTATGGTGTGAAGGCCCCATGTTTATGGTGTGAAGGCCCCATGTTTATGGTGTGAAGGCCCCATGTTTTGGTGTGAAGGCCTTACATActatccattacaccacacaaccaaTCTATATTACTTtgaattccaaatttttattttctttgattacTCACAAACAAGGGCTCACCACGGGGAACACCTGCAGGGTGATAACTGGGATATTAACCTACACCACTGCATAGATGGTTTCAACAAGTTGATCCCACCACTGTGGATTTCTCATTGTATCTGGGGTGGGTATAAAATGGTAACTGGATAATCCTATAACCCAACAGACCCCTCTCCCGatataaccaaaaactttagagaaaacctcacttTTCTTGAATTAACCCTTTTAGTGCCAAATACGATCTGATCGTGATCCAGATTTTCGGCGAAAAATGCCAGTAACGATCTGATCGTGATGCCCTTCTCATTCATTTTTTCCGCACTTGAAGGCAAAGTTGTTAGTATTTCCTAGCCAAGAAGCAGAAGGAAGGTCGAAGGCACAGCATATCGATCTTCTTTTCGATTGTCAGTGCGATATTTCGAGTAATATAAACTTCTCTGGTGGTGTTTGTTTACCGACTATTTCGCGGCAGCATGGCGTCGTCGAGTAAGAAGTTGCAGTTCGATACAAGTGATTTAGACAATAATATGATaagtagtggaagtgaagatgaatttgcagaaagtgaatcggaTTATGAGATGTCAGGTGGAGAAGAGGACTCGTCGTTTTCTTCTTCAAGTGACAATTGTGCGTCAGCAAATGACGACGACGACCAAACGCAACTAAATTGCAGTGCAAATACTTTTGTTGAAGTAATGGATGAGACATCAGATAATCCACCTCCTCCAAGCTTTGTGTATGCAGAAGTACCAGGCCCTAAACATATACCAGCAAACGCCACACCAAttgattttttcaatttgttcttctCGCTGCAGCTTTTTACGATTATGGTGACAGAGACTAACAGATACGCTCGCCAGGTGATTCAGTCTACGCATTTATCGCCAAATTCGAGAATCAAACAGTGGCAACCAACAACTGTAGCAGAAATGAGGGCTTTTATAGCAGTAATTTTGAATATGGGACTGATAAAAAAACCGACGATTTTTAGTTATTGGTCAACTGATGCAAACCTGTTGACACCGTggttttcacaaatgttttcatGCAACAGGTTTCAGTTGTTGCTGCGGTTTTTCCATTTTGTAGACAATTCGAAACTTCACCCTCCTTGTCACCCAATATATGATCCAACAGCCAAGTTTCAGGTGTTGGTGGATATTGCCAACGATGCTTTCCGTCGCTACTACACTCCACACCAGCAACTGAGTGTCGATGAAAGCCTTGTTGGGACAAAGGCGCACTCACAGCTAATCCAGTACCTTCCCAATAAACATCATCACAGATGGGGAGTCAAAttttggatgctgtgtgattcagTCGTAAATTACTGCCTGGGGTTTTATGCATACCGTGGTGCAAAAAGTGATGatgacaaaaacgaaataaaagagAATGGCCTGGGATATGTAGTTGTCATGAAACTACTAGCTCTTGGGAACTACATGCAAAAAGGTTACCATGTGTTTTGCGATAACTTTTTTACATCTATTCCTCTAGCAGAAAAGCTGTATTCAGTTGGCACTTATCTAACAGGAAcaattagaagaaacagaaaattcctGCACATGGTCTTCTGTCAAATTATGCTGTAGGTCAGCTAAAGTTTTTCAAGAAATCTGTTAAGCTTCTCTGTGGCTTCAGACAGAAGAAATCACAGAGAAATCCAGTCCTCCTTGTGAGTACATCATCCTCTGCTACATCATCAGAAAAGACAATTCGCAATAGACAGTCGGTCAAGAAACCGGATGTTATTTTTGATTATAATAAGTATATGGGTGGCATTGACTCATCTGATATATGGCATACTGCTATTTAGATGAGAGGAGGACTGTCAAGATGTGGAAGAAGGTAGTGTTCTGCATAATTGCCAGGATGTTGCTGAATGCATATGTTTTGTATAAGGAAAGCCTAAACCCCAGCGACAAACCACTGACACGGCTAAAGTTTAACAGCATAATCATTTGCAAACTTTCTAAACAGTGGTTTCAGGCAAGGACTGCAACCACAAGTGCAATAGATATAAATGTGCCTGCTCCAACAGTATATGGTGTAGAGACTCTTCCAGGGAGAAAGGAACGCTACTGTAGTGTTTGTTCTACGAAGGATAAGAAGCGGCGTTCACGAACAGTGTGTGTTTGTTGCAAGAAAGGACTGCATCCTTCATGTGTTGGTCAGCATGTGTGCAAGTAGTTGTCATAACTGCAACCTCACATTTGTCAGTGATTTATGACTGAAGAACTGAGAACACGTtcagagcaaaacaattttttttttgtaatgttatgttctttttgattttttccttagtgaaataaaaaaaatttgtattcctttatggtgtttttgttaaggaaactacagAGATTCTATATATACCTGAAATTTTTGAGTATATCGTCATTTGATGGGTCTCAGAGTAAACTgaaatcaaagttttaatttttttcgataaaccccatcatgaaaataatttttttctctgaaaatatgttcTTTGACAATGTGTATTGCACATATTACTGTAGGCAGCAGCAttccctaaaaattaaaaaaaattacattcctttATGCATTAGTTAAGATTTTATTGCAAGTATGGCAGAGGTCTGCATTTTACTGTAAAATCGCATGGCACTTTTTAACATGATCTTTTGAGAAAACGTCTGGCACTAAAAGGGTcaagttccccaatcatattgtaatcatcaaacaagactttaatcatccaacaatcaattgctGAAGTAACAGTTTTGTTGGTGGTGGTCTTGATAAGATACCCTGTGAAAACACCTTCTCTGAAAACTTCCTGGAACAGATAGTTCAGAGCCCCCAATGAAGATGGAATTACATTGGATCAAATGGTAACAAACAGACACAAGCTCTTTgcagatgtccacatcgaaactggtatcggtaaaaatgacatggttgtggcaacaatgattgtcAAAGTACAAAAGACAACAAAAGCTAGCAGAAAattgtgggttgcgaaagcttcaattttgtgtgtgtgtgtgtgtgtgtgtgtgtgtgtgtgtgtcaacataccaacactttcgatTGGTAAGTTGAATCATCTTTGTTATAGTCAGT
This genomic stretch from Schistocerca cancellata isolate TAMUIC-IGC-003103 chromosome 5, iqSchCanc2.1, whole genome shotgun sequence harbors:
- the LOC126188589 gene encoding piggyBac transposable element-derived protein 4-like, coding for MASSSKKLQFDTSDLDNNMISSGSEDEFAESESDYEMSGGEEDSSFSSSSDNCASANDDDDQTQLNCSANTFVEVMDETSDNPPPPSFVYAEVPGPKHIPANATPIDFFNLFFSLQLFTIMVTETNRYARQVIQSTHLSPNSRIKQWQPTTVAEMRAFIAVILNMGLIKKPTIFSYWSTDANLLTPWFSQMFSCNRFQLLLRFFHFVDNSKLHPPCHPIYDPTAKFQVLVDIANDAFRRYYTPHQQLSVDESLVGTKAHSQLIQYLPNKHHHRWGVKFWMLCDSVVNYCLGFYAYRGAKSDDDKNEIKENGLGYVVVMKLLALGNYMQKGYHVFCDNFFTSIPLAEKLYSVGTYLTGTIRRNRKFLHMVFCQIMLQKKSQRNPVLLVSTSSSATSSEKTIRNRQSVKKPDVIFDYNKYMGGIDSSDIWHTAI